gaaaatagattgaggtggtttggtcatgtgcagagaaagactttcgacgtccctgtgaggagggtagaaagcattatagtagagggtaagagagtgaaggaagacccaggagaaattgggatgagcaaataagagttgacttgcatgagttaaacctctctgcgaACCTGAGCAGTTGCAGACGCCAAatccatgtcttagattactgatgtcctcttagtttaccttttagtgtccttaacctcttgcttttatcgtttcctttctattagttctttgtttcttttgtagtggttctacttttatttttataggcctttaagttatctttcacatgtaatcacgtctctttatcttcttcAAGCCAGGGGACtcttttggccgcgctctcctttatgggtatgcgTTGCCGCCGTTTTTCTCTCCCTAGACCCTGGccttagtttttctatgagtggaatatattgggtaggatgatgatgatgtttaaCGGTAAAcatttgatatatatagtattCCCTTCTATTCAACTcaagtgtcccatttactttttgaacactatttatttatcattcttaaatgtattttattattaatttataagttaaaacatagtcaaatgagattttatttaatttgtctttatgtaatgtttattaatatcaacgttttataatttttagacatACAGAATTAGATATTTTAggaattgaataagtgcattggatagagtgtataCAGTAAATGGGAGTATGGGACACTTGagctgaataggaggaagtacaTGCTTTCTTAATGTTATAGTATGTCCTTGTGGCTTGCAATACCGACTTTTAGAATCTTGCTTCTACATGATTGAGGATTCTAGTTTTCTTTGAATTGTTTTATCTTGTTCTTTAATTTTCGAATCTTACTCAACCATGCAGTGAGGGTGGACACATGTGTGCAATCAAAGAAGTAAGAATCATATCCGATGATCAAAACTCGAGAGAATCTATGAAGCAACTCAACCAGGTTTTGCATGAACTTTCTCCCCTCATGTTGACTGTGATAACCTTCTTATTgtatatttttcctttaatctTGCCTCTGAACATGCAATTTTGATGCGAGAAGTTTTGGCTTATCCATCTTTTGCTTCTACAGGAAATAAACTTGCTAAGTCAACTGTCACATCCAAACATTGTTAGATACTACGGAAGTGAGTTGGTATGTCCGAACTTATGTTACCTTTTATGTTAAATATCTTCTCTTTCTTGGTAATGTTTACACAAGtcgtcatttttattttcttttccatTTTTCCTCCTCTTGTgatatttattttgatatagCCCGACCAAATCCTCAAGAGCTAATTCTTTTCATTGGCGGAGCACACCTGTCATACTTCTTTCTTTTTGTGCAAACCAATTGGTTGCAACTAAAACGAAATAGAGAAAGTATTATTTTAGAGGAAAGTTGCATGTTTTTACACAGGCATTAATCTTAGTgcaaaacaaggccgcatcacaTCACATCGGctgtattgtaaaggttttcatgAACAAAGGAACCGATACCGTCCtcattgtaaaggtgtaaaaaacacaTTTTGTGttgtatcaagggatatctcatgcttttcactgatatttaggcgttacgatAACCACATCACTCTGACTGTTACCGCATGGCATCAATGGCATCAATgctaactttttttattttgtctttgtAGGCTGGTGACACACTATCCGTTTATTTGGAATTTGTCTCTGGTGGGTCTATTCACAAATTACTTCAAGAGTACGGCCCCTTTAAGGAACCTGTTATCCAAAACTATACAAGACAGATACTAGCAGGCCTTGCTTACTTGCATAGTAGAACCACATTGCACAGGTACTTGTATTGCAAAATGCCCTTTGTGaatagttttaaaaaaatatttccaCTGTTAATGGAAATTTGATTTATTGGTGACGTCGTCTTTCAAAATGTGATAGGGATATCAAAGGAGCAAACATATTGGTTGATCCTACTGGAGAAATCAAACTTGCTGATTTCGGGATGGCAAAACATGTAAGTCTTACCCTTACATTATGGAAACAGAAGGGATTTCAACTATGGCCCTTTCCGCTATGCTTCCGTTTCTCGAGTTTGTTGgagttttaagggttttggctgACAAGTTAGTTTTATTACGTTCATAGTTTTATACTTCTCCCGTTTGAAATTTCTGGTCTGATGCAGATAACATCTTGTAATTCAGTGCTTTCTTTCAAAGGAAGTCCTTATTGGATGGCTCCGGAGGTATATTTCTCTCCGTCCTTTCCTTCTTGCCTTTTTACTTGGATTTTCTATCTATTCTTCTTGTTGTACAATTGTGCTGCTGCTCACTTTCTTACATGCTTACAGGTAGTGATGAATAAGAATGGGTATAACCTTGCAGTCGATATTTGGAGTTTGGGATGTACAATCCTTGAAATGGCAATGGCAAAACCACCATGGAGCCAATATGAAGGGGTATGAAAATGTATATTGATTGAGAATTTTCCAGTTGAAACGAATCTTGAGATGTATGCTGAAATCAAATCCTTTGATATGTTGCCCTTGCAGGTGGCGGCGATATTCAAAATCGGAAACAGCAAAGATATTCCAGAAATTCCCGATTTCTTATCGAATGATGCTAAGAATTTCTTGTACCTTTGCCTACAGCGTGATCCAGCAGATCGGCCGTCAGCTTCACAATTGTTAGAGCATCCTTTTGTTAAAGAGCAATCTGCAGGAAGGGTCCATATAAATGCTACAAATGAACCAACATCTTTCTCCTTTGATGGACGGCGCAAGCCAGTAAGATATTCTAGACCTTTTTAATTCGATTCTTTGTTTATACTAACCGCTTATACTCCTAGAGAGTTTCGAAAAAACTCTGGTGATGGAATTGCACTGAATTTTCCAAGTAGTCGTATATATGGCTTGATCTAATTGCCCATTTCAGTGATTTGGAAATATGAATATTCAATGTTGGAGAGCTCTTTTTTCCCTTGGTTTTGGTTTGAATCATTACTCTTGTGCGGGAAAAATGGTATACTTTTTGCTTGACTCAGTAATCAACTCTTCCTGATTTTCGATCTAATTGTATCACATtacctttcttttctttttttgagaTGCGCATTACCTTATTTTTGTTAAGTTCAGTTGGACATATTGTCAATGCCAGCATATAATAGAGAAACACGAgatgcacacacttcataagtcaATGAGACACCATCCCAAAACTATGGCTATGGGAGGAAGGGCtccaatgacttataaagtgcacacaccatctttaattcatcaatgTGGGGCAAACAATCCCAACAATTTTTTAGTCTATTTGAGCCAATGACTTACCGGTTATGGTTTATGCTTTTTGCAGCAACCTTTGGAAATAAATCCACGTAGAAAAAGTGTAAGTTCGTATGAAATGGATAACGTTAGGCGACCTGGGTCAGCACTTTGGGAAGCCAGGTATACTTCTTTGCCTTCATTACTTATCGAGTTCAATAACCGAGTTGCCCATCTTTACACTCAATATTTTTGGTTTTAGGGATAATCCAAGATCAATTACTTCACTACCGGTTTCACCTTCATCTAGTCCATTACATAGACTGACGCCTACCTCCAAGAGTTGTTTTCTTTCACCGTCTCACCCTTCTTATGCTTGGCCTGGGCAAAGCAGCAGCTACAATGCAACTGATCACTCGGTATCTCCAACGAGAAGACGTGCAGGCTACACACTTGATCCCCGGATCGAGAGTACTTTGTTTAAGACCCATACATCCGGTGGGTCCCCTAATATGTGGCTTATCTGAGTGTTGAGGTCAATGAGTAAAATTTTCGGCCGTgctatatgtacatatatgctGGAGTTTCTCAGAAGTGAAGTTTGCCGCATTTTCTCCGTCAAAATTGCCACCGCGTAAATGTGGGAAATCACCACAACCTTTTTGTTATTAACCTGTAAACCGAGATCCCGCTTGATGTTTCAACCATAAAAAATGGCAAAAATCTAGGTTTTTGCTGGATCATGCAATTAATTGAGCCTGGTTTTCATCATGCTGTAAATTACTTCAGTGTTGTAAATAGTAATTATGCACAAGATGTGTGTTTTTTAGTTGAGAAAGCCAGAATTAGGACAAAGGCTAAACATGTGAATCACTACCCCAAGTTGTTTGGATGGGACAGATCTGTGGCTGTGATTTCATCAATCATTAATTTTATAGGTAATTTGTTCTTGCTTAGTATCATCACTCATGTATTCAGGTCTTAAATTAGGTCTTGTTTTAATTAGTATGTACTACTAATTTCATAAGCAACTTGGATCCATTATTTCTAGCCATTCTCCCCCTATCCTATCCTATAAGCCGAAAAGATTTTGTTAGAGGAGAATTATGGGCTAGTCTAGTGCTTAAACACTTTACTTTCTACTCTTGTGATAGGATTTGAATTTCATTGCTAGACCTATGCAATACTAGTGAAACTCAAATGAAAATGAGCCAAAACGTGTTGGGACtttcaaaaagaaaatgggtCCAAACGAGTTGAGGTCATTCAACTCGGCTCATTTTCATAAATGTCAAATTTGCCAACAAATTATTTAGTTTCAAAACATAAATAGATGTTTGGTTGATAAAAGCTACAAGAGGGCAATGGCAGTGTGTGTCTACTTTCTCGTACTCTCGATTTTGGATCTTACTCCTTAACATTATTCAAACATAGTGTATGTTTGGATGATAAttttgaagagaaaaaaaaggaaaagaccggaaaggaaagaaaaaggaaagagagaaaaaaagaaaaatagctCTTATTTGTatagaaaaaaatgaaaagaaaaggaaaatagaagttattccttcaaatcttttcaattttagAGATTGAAATATTCACAAATAATATCCATCAAATCCTTCTAATTCCCTCCCCTCCAAATTCCTCCCTTTCTTATTTGCTAACCAAATAAGGAATTCTTCCTTCCTCTAAATCcctcctttttcttttcctcaattTTCTTATATCCAAACACGCCCTAAGGATGGATTGTACCCCAAAGCTGTAAGAAAATCATCAAGCAAACTAGTAGATTaatcagaaaattaattaaatgatcaataaaaaatggtTGAAATTACTTGAATGAAAGATTGAACAAAAACCAGATATAGAAATgaatagaaaatttaaaagcACAAATTAAAGTATACTTTACATCAAATGAATTGGGGAAgaagcaaagaaaaaaaaatttgggctaaaatataaatataaattaagcgCACAAATTCTCATTTAAAACGGTGTCACATGAAACTATTCTAATTTGGGCTAAAGAGAAAAATGCACTTACCCAAATCAACTACACCATGCTTCAATGGTCTAAAAACAGGAGATAATTTCACAATATGTATGAAAATCATAATTTGTCCAAAAGATGCTCGAAGCTGAGCATACAACAAAAGGTGCTCCAACAACAAAACCACAATTCATCCAAAATGTGTTTCAACTTCTTATTCTTAATGAAAATCTGCTTTATAATTTCTTAGATACGACGTTTCTTTCGAAGCCGACAACCATTATGTGCACGTTGAGTAGTATCTTCAATCACTGCAATCGGAGTATGATTGCCTTTACCCATTGTGTAGCCTTCTTTAAAGCCAAGAATTGCTTGTCTCTTCTTCCTGAAGTGCATAAACCCATTTACTCTCATAATGACAGATCTCAGCCCAAGATTTTTAGCAACTCTTCCCATATGTTCTGCTGTTGACTCAGCAGCATATCGGGAAGCCGTAGAGCCTTTCAGTTCTTCTAAGCATCCTGAAGATGCTCCTGCCTTTTTATTCCCCTTGTAGTCTGTGATGGTAAtaaaagtattgttttttagCATCTTAATGTGTACGATATCCATTTTTTCTTCGGTGGTTTGTAGATGTTGAGAACCTTTCCAACGAACCTTCTGCTTATCATCCTGCTCCAAGGCTCCCTTCACAAAATTGTACAAGTTCATATTGGCGGGCGTTGTATGTATCTTTGCCCCCACCAAACTGCCCTTCCAGATAGAATCTGTATCAGAAACACAGAAGCAAGTGCAGATAATGGGAAAATTGAGAGAGATAGATAAAATGCTACTTCTATGAGAAGTATTCAAAAGGTGGGAAGAAACATCATAATTTAAATCATTCATTGTGCAGATAAGAAATAAAAGTGTATGACCATGCTAGAAAGGGAACAAGAATGAGGAAGTGCCAAACACTCCTCTCTCAACATGAAATTGCctcaaaaactcaaaaatgtGAAAGCATTTTGGGTATAGGGGGTAAATTCATGACAGCGGAGGAAGTAGATACCACCACCAGCTCAAggaataaaatcatgttgagtCAAAATCAAAATGTCTTAAACAAGAGAAAGAAATAATGGAACCAAACAAACAGCTATTGCAAGCAAATCATTACTCAATAAGGGCATTTCTGGATTGAGGATAAGGAAGTAGGACGTGAATGAATCAATAGACAAAAAGGTGGTGGATAGAGCCTAGAGGTGAAGATAGGAAATGAATTGGTGACAAGGAAAACAAAATGGTTGTAGCGTGAGGAAGGAGGCATGTTAAACCATTTGCTACCTTTGTAACAAAACCTTATCCCCTATCTGCACCTTCACTTCTCAATTCGACTTCATTTACTCCTCCCACCCCAGCCACCTTAAAAACTACGATAATCCCAATCAAACTGTCATAAATAAACCATACTTCAGAGGATTGCCCGCTTTTCTATCAGCAAAACACCTTTCTAGTTTCTTCATGCCCCTTCGTCAGGAAGGTGACTTGTTCTAGTTCCATTGAATAGTATGCACTTACACAATGACAATTCCCATACTGGAGCCCAGAGAAGCATGTAAGCTTATGAATTCATATTTATAACCTGGAAAGTTAAGCCATAATTGTTTTTACTGGTAAATCATCCCTTGGTCTATTTTACTAAATCCTTACtaatattcaaactttattctaGGGGTGTGAATGAACCGAGCAACATCGAGCAAGACGTCACTCGGCTAGACTCGCGTCCACTCAAATCGTGTTGATCTTTCCAAGCCTAGAAATATAAGCCTCTGATTGGTCTCATTTCAAGCTCAAGTATAGTCGACAAATTGGGCTAGAGCATAAATTCAAGATTTAATTAAGCACCTATTCTTCATACACATGGTGTCACGCAAAATACATAATAACCTCACAAGCAGAACGACGAAAAGCTTTCCACACCTATATCCTCCAAATCCACCATAACTAAACATACAAGTGCACCCAAATGATCAAGGAAcgaattttatttcattataaTTGAACAAGGAACAAATTTAATCAACTAAACTTATCTTTTGTGAACAAAATGATAAAATCAGCAAGAAACAGTACAATTTGCGAACAATTACAATTAACaagattaaatcaaattaaattaaagcaGACAAAACGATAGACGGATCAAGACCTGAAAATGAAAACGCGCGGAAAAGAGCTCCGGTAATGGCCTTGTGCTTCATCGCCATTGAAATCTCCGATGAAGATTGATGTGTGtttaaaattagggttttttcaGGTTTATGAGGTTTCTAACTGAATACGGGAAGACAAAAatgaatactttttaaaaaagctTTTTACGTTTTTTCGttagtaaaaatattatttccTCCATTCCGCTGGAATTGCACCAAAAGTTGAATTACTGAATTTTAAAGTATGAAAATTTTGATAACAAATatggacaaaaaaaattaaattatgtgaataatattataaagagtcaaaatatataattttgatttaaaaataaagtaattggtagtatcaatttaaaatgaaaaaatgataTAAAACAAGTGagacattttaaataaaaaatacaaattaattggGACAGAGAATTATTTTGACGGTTTTCTATCTTGTTCCAATAAGTTTATTTCTCAATTTAGTACTTCGATTTGTTTACATAAAACTATCTTTAcgtgtaattttattttatttacgtAAAAGAA
This genomic stretch from Amaranthus tricolor cultivar Red isolate AtriRed21 chromosome 9, ASM2621246v1, whole genome shotgun sequence harbors:
- the LOC130823139 gene encoding mitogen-activated protein kinase kinase kinase 3-like, with amino-acid sequence MPAWWSRKSNKNKEETHHSLFSDLNSKKSSISSDNLSTNSNDKRSPRSLEELSHHGILSPNLRGTSSGISGCDSDGERKVVGHPLPRPSSSNCGGLVVVDHGHGGGGGGGLIALGSASISSVSSSGSNSDDPPLLLDHFQSGINSGRTKSSGPGSRGVTAATSPIHPRMTCTNSESPTGRQEEGRCQGHPLPLPPSSPSSPSSLPNGRAAVFTENSHNSLSKWRKGRLLGRGTFGHVYLGFNSEGGHMCAIKEVRIISDDQNSRESMKQLNQEINLLSQLSHPNIVRYYGSELAGDTLSVYLEFVSGGSIHKLLQEYGPFKEPVIQNYTRQILAGLAYLHSRTTLHRDIKGANILVDPTGEIKLADFGMAKHITSCNSVLSFKGSPYWMAPEVVMNKNGYNLAVDIWSLGCTILEMAMAKPPWSQYEGVAAIFKIGNSKDIPEIPDFLSNDAKNFLYLCLQRDPADRPSASQLLEHPFVKEQSAGRVHINATNEPTSFSFDGRRKPQPLEINPRRKSVSSYEMDNVRRPGSALWEARDNPRSITSLPVSPSSSPLHRLTPTSKSCFLSPSHPSYAWPGQSSSYNATDHSVSPTRRRAGYTLDPRIESTLFKTHTSGGSPNMWLI
- the LOC130823140 gene encoding probable ribosomal protein S11, mitochondrial; its protein translation is MAMKHKAITGALFRAFSFSDSIWKGSLVGAKIHTTPANMNLYNFVKGALEQDDKQKVRWKGSQHLQTTEEKMDIVHIKMLKNNTFITITDYKGNKKAGASSGCLEELKGSTASRYAAESTAEHMGRVAKNLGLRSVIMRVNGFMHFRKKRQAILGFKEGYTMGKGNHTPIAVIEDTTQRAHNGCRLRKKRRI